From Myxococcales bacterium, the proteins below share one genomic window:
- a CDS encoding trypsin-like peptidase domain-containing protein has product MNRSSFGALVGAQALALGLSLVLGACRGGPTPTPDAAKTPVVQPAQSASAQPVTPLSPGARIEDERNTIAVFKDASPSTVFVTQTRTVTDFLGGEQEVPAGSGSGFVWDDQGHVVTNFHVVQGAESLTVTFQGQERFDAKVVGVEPKKDIAVLKVQAPANLLRPVKVQAHADLEVGQKTIAIGNPFGLDHTLTTGIVSALGRQVQGIGGVTIRDMIQTDAAINPGNSGGPLLDSQGQLIGMNTMIFSKSGSSAGIGFAVPVRTIARVVPQIIKSGKAEQLGLGIGIDPAQRLERRFGIHGVVVVNVPAGSSAEKAGFRGLTRTARGLALGDVIVSVGGQKVESFDDLYNALDTKKAGDKVEVGILRDEKPMSLKADVIVLP; this is encoded by the coding sequence ATGAACCGCTCTTCGTTCGGTGCGCTCGTGGGCGCGCAGGCTCTCGCACTCGGCCTCTCTCTCGTGCTCGGCGCGTGTCGTGGCGGGCCGACGCCCACCCCCGACGCCGCGAAGACCCCCGTCGTCCAGCCCGCTCAGAGCGCGAGCGCCCAGCCGGTCACCCCCCTCTCTCCCGGGGCCCGCATCGAAGACGAACGCAACACCATCGCCGTCTTCAAGGACGCCTCCCCGTCGACCGTCTTCGTCACGCAAACCCGTACCGTGACTGATTTTTTGGGTGGCGAACAAGAGGTGCCGGCCGGCTCGGGCTCGGGCTTCGTGTGGGACGATCAGGGCCACGTCGTCACGAACTTCCACGTCGTCCAAGGGGCCGAGTCGCTCACCGTCACCTTCCAAGGCCAAGAGCGCTTCGACGCGAAGGTCGTCGGCGTCGAGCCCAAGAAAGACATCGCCGTCCTCAAGGTCCAAGCGCCCGCGAACCTGCTCCGCCCCGTGAAGGTGCAGGCCCACGCCGACCTCGAGGTGGGCCAAAAGACGATCGCCATCGGCAACCCGTTCGGGCTCGATCACACCCTCACCACCGGCATCGTGAGCGCCCTCGGCCGCCAGGTCCAAGGCATCGGCGGCGTCACCATCCGCGACATGATCCAGACGGACGCGGCCATCAACCCCGGCAACTCCGGCGGCCCCCTCCTCGACTCGCAGGGCCAGCTCATCGGCATGAACACGATGATCTTCTCGAAGTCGGGCTCCTCGGCCGGCATCGGGTTCGCCGTCCCGGTCCGCACCATCGCGCGCGTCGTGCCGCAGATCATCAAGAGCGGCAAGGCCGAGCAGCTCGGGCTCGGCATCGGCATCGACCCGGCGCAGCGCCTCGAGCGCCGCTTCGGCATCCACGGCGTGGTCGTCGTGAACGTGCCCGCGGGCTCGTCGGCCGAAAAAGCCGGCTTCCGGGGCCTCACGCGCACCGCCCGTGGCCTCGCCCTGGGCGACGTGATCGTGTCGGTCGGCGGCCAGAAGGTCGAGTCGTTCGACGATCTCTACAACGCCCTCGACACGAAGAAGGCGGGCGACAAAGTCGAGGTGGGCATCCTTCGGGACGAGAAGCCCATGTCCCTCAAGGCCGACGTGATCGTGCTCCCGTGA
- the arfB gene encoding aminoacyl-tRNA hydrolase: MAKDDLPVSPTLTASGACITWASARASGPGGQNVNKVETKIDLRYAFESDPALDEEARARLRERLATKIDAEGRIAVTSQKTRDRAKNLADAREKLRLWLAAALAREVPRKPTKPSRGAVRRRLSDKAAASRKKATRRSPVE; encoded by the coding sequence GTGGCCAAAGACGATCTCCCCGTCTCGCCCACGCTCACCGCCTCGGGCGCCTGCATCACGTGGGCGTCCGCGCGCGCGTCGGGGCCGGGCGGCCAGAACGTGAACAAGGTCGAGACCAAGATCGACCTCCGGTACGCGTTCGAGTCCGATCCCGCCCTCGACGAAGAGGCCCGCGCCCGCCTCCGCGAGCGGCTCGCCACCAAAATCGACGCCGAAGGCCGCATCGCCGTCACGAGCCAAAAGACGCGTGATCGCGCCAAAAACCTCGCCGACGCCCGCGAAAAGCTCAGGCTCTGGCTCGCCGCGGCGCTCGCCCGCGAGGTCCCCCGGAAGCCCACGAAGCCCTCGCGCGGGGCCGTGCGGCGCCGCCTGTCCGACAAGGCCGCCGCGAGCCGCAAGAAGGCCACCCGCAGGAGCCCCGTCGAATGA
- a CDS encoding EI24 domain-containing protein, whose protein sequence is MASVAMKKRGLGAAFGAGAVFRGIGFIAARPSLWGYAMVPIVVCAVLATALGGLGIWATGAMLEGRGSGEGLEAVGLVVARVVLGLVAVLVAFVVAAALAQPLSGPALDALSRRQEKELGGEPREGPPFFAGLAASLKVTLFGLMVGLPALFSLAALGFFVPPLVVVTVPLKLVVVGLLAAWDFLDYPLSLRGMRTRARVAFFVDHFGAVLGFGLAAALLLLVPGLGLVLLPAGVVGGTRLVLAAERGEVS, encoded by the coding sequence ATGGCGAGCGTGGCCATGAAAAAGCGTGGGCTCGGGGCCGCCTTCGGCGCCGGGGCGGTCTTCCGGGGCATCGGCTTCATCGCCGCTCGGCCGAGCCTGTGGGGCTACGCCATGGTCCCCATCGTGGTCTGCGCCGTGCTCGCCACCGCCCTCGGAGGGCTCGGCATCTGGGCGACCGGCGCCATGCTCGAGGGCCGCGGCTCGGGCGAGGGGCTCGAGGCGGTGGGGCTCGTCGTCGCCCGCGTGGTGCTCGGGCTCGTGGCGGTGCTCGTCGCGTTCGTCGTCGCGGCGGCCCTCGCGCAGCCCCTCTCCGGCCCCGCGCTCGACGCCCTCTCCCGCCGCCAAGAAAAAGAGCTCGGGGGCGAGCCTCGGGAGGGCCCCCCGTTCTTCGCGGGCCTCGCAGCGTCGCTCAAGGTCACGCTCTTCGGGCTCATGGTCGGCCTCCCCGCGCTCTTCTCGCTCGCGGCCCTCGGGTTCTTCGTCCCGCCGCTCGTCGTCGTCACCGTGCCGCTCAAGCTCGTCGTGGTCGGCCTGCTCGCGGCGTGGGATTTCCTCGACTATCCGCTCTCGCTCCGAGGCATGCGGACGCGCGCGCGTGTCGCCTTCTTCGTCGACCATTTCGGCGCCGTCCTCGGCTTCGGTCTCGCCGCGGCCCTCCTCCTGCTCGTCCCGGGGCTCGGGCTCGTGCTGCTCCCGGCCGGCGTCGTCGGCGGAACGAGGCTCGTCCTCGCCGCCGAGAGAGGCGAGGTGTCGTAG
- a CDS encoding formamidopyrimidine-DNA glycosylase, producing the protein MPELPDIEQYREGLARRFTGTPLEALRLASPFVLRTYSPKPEALVGKKLLGVERLGKRLVLAFEDDLFLVVHLMIAGRLRLREHGAKVPGKIGLLAIDFPSSTLVLTEASTQKRASVHVLSGREAVRVMDPGGLEPLVIDRDTFAARLVEGNHTLKRALTDPRHFSGIGNAYSDEILFEARLSPVKLVSRLTPDEITRLYEATQKTLSSWTERLAAEADGAFPETVTAFHPGMAVHGKYGQPCPRCQGPVQRIRYANNEANYCPACQNEGKLLADRALSRLLGKEWPKTLEELETYKEARRDAPKEAPSPAAQVDAPVPPKVTGGSPSRRPRSSSSRPKSGS; encoded by the coding sequence ATGCCCGAGCTCCCCGACATCGAGCAATACCGCGAAGGCCTCGCGCGCCGCTTCACAGGCACCCCGCTCGAGGCCCTACGCCTCGCGAGCCCGTTCGTCCTCCGCACCTACTCCCCCAAGCCCGAAGCCCTCGTCGGCAAGAAGCTCCTCGGCGTCGAACGGCTCGGAAAGCGCCTCGTGCTCGCCTTCGAAGACGACCTCTTCCTCGTCGTCCACCTCATGATCGCCGGGCGCCTCCGGCTCCGCGAACATGGCGCCAAAGTTCCCGGAAAGATTGGTCTTTTGGCGATCGATTTCCCCTCTTCGACCCTCGTGCTCACCGAGGCGAGCACCCAGAAGCGCGCGAGTGTGCACGTGCTCTCGGGCCGTGAGGCGGTGCGCGTCATGGACCCCGGCGGGCTCGAGCCGCTCGTCATCGACCGCGACACGTTCGCGGCGAGGCTCGTCGAGGGCAACCACACGCTGAAGCGCGCGCTCACCGATCCGCGGCACTTCTCCGGCATCGGGAACGCGTACTCGGACGAGATCCTGTTCGAGGCGCGCCTCTCGCCCGTGAAGCTCGTCTCGCGCCTCACGCCGGACGAGATCACACGGCTCTACGAGGCCACCCAGAAGACGCTCTCCTCGTGGACCGAGCGCCTCGCGGCCGAGGCCGACGGCGCCTTCCCCGAGACGGTCACCGCCTTTCACCCCGGCATGGCCGTGCACGGAAAATACGGGCAGCCGTGCCCTCGCTGCCAAGGGCCCGTGCAGCGCATTCGGTACGCCAACAACGAGGCGAACTACTGCCCCGCCTGCCAAAACGAAGGGAAGCTCCTCGCCGATCGCGCCCTGTCGCGCCTGCTCGGTAAAGAGTGGCCGAAGACCCTCGAAGAGCTCGAGACCTACAAAGAAGCCCGGCGCGACGCCCCGAAGGAGGCCCCGAGCCCTGCGGCCCAAGTGGATGCTCCGGTTCCGCCCAAGGTCACGGGGGGCTCGCCGTCACGACGTCCGAGATCGTCTTCTTCTCGTCCGAAATCCGGATCTTGA
- a CDS encoding AAA family ATPase, translated as MASLPARRPAPFIKNVLVVRERIERPDEYPFTIPAVKALDGLALGAVTFFVGENGSGKSTILEAIAVAAGFNAEGGTANFQFATRRSESPLHRCLRLARIAKPKVGFFLRAESFFNVATQVEELGVQGYGDVPLHEQSHGESFLALIQHRFGPKGLYILDEPEAALSASRQLALLVRMRDLLREGSQFIIATHAPIVLSYPGAIIYGLDEGGISEVPYDHVENVALTRTFLADRERYLERLFSHGE; from the coding sequence ATGGCGAGCTTGCCTGCGCGCAGACCAGCGCCCTTCATCAAGAACGTCCTCGTCGTGCGCGAGCGCATCGAGAGGCCGGACGAATACCCCTTCACGATCCCGGCGGTGAAGGCGCTCGACGGGCTCGCGCTCGGGGCGGTCACGTTCTTCGTGGGCGAGAACGGCTCGGGCAAATCGACGATCCTCGAGGCGATCGCCGTCGCGGCGGGGTTCAACGCGGAGGGCGGCACGGCAAACTTCCAATTTGCCACGCGGCGGAGCGAGTCTCCCCTTCACCGCTGCCTTCGCCTCGCACGTATCGCGAAGCCGAAGGTGGGGTTCTTCCTCCGAGCAGAGAGCTTCTTCAACGTGGCGACTCAGGTCGAAGAGCTCGGGGTGCAGGGGTACGGAGACGTTCCGCTCCACGAGCAGTCGCACGGAGAGTCGTTCCTCGCGTTGATCCAACACCGCTTCGGGCCCAAAGGGCTCTACATCTTGGACGAGCCGGAGGCCGCCCTCTCCGCCTCGCGCCAGCTCGCGCTGCTCGTGCGCATGCGCGATCTCCTCCGTGAGGGCTCGCAGTTCATCATCGCGACCCACGCGCCGATCGTGCTCTCGTACCCGGGCGCGATCATCTACGGCTTGGACGAAGGCGGCATCTCCGAGGTGCCGTACGACCACGTCGAAAATGTGGCGCTCACGCGGACCTTCCTGGCAGACCGGGAACGGTACCTGGAGCGGCTCTTTTCCCACGGCGAATGA
- a CDS encoding right-handed parallel beta-helix repeat-containing protein, whose product MRLPRLPRSSFAALALVTSLGAIGVACATSPTDRPAVDDTLPDGAPATLPDGAPATLPDGAPATLPDGAPATLPDGAPVPLPDASTDGAVLADGAVVPTNRVSCGGTFCRGDQACVSGRCEFSCTGTQVPGDYATLANAVSALNPTGGTICLKAGTFSESVSISGTAGKTLTIVGLNSATTKVNTITVGTGYDSVTIRGIDTSLRASGRSKLDATAIAGEVYAQSNGPQEIRIDGANLGGTAASPKSYGLYVYPGSGGGAPKVTLTNSYIHDTSNGVYIYNNYGSSEVSVVNTTFASNDIGLNYVSGSYPLTLTYSNNIFLNQRTYAVSLVSTVQNLVHENNLLFGNQNNYSGTAADGADYLKVDPMLDTGAPPEPRQGSPARRSSLASRAPAVDFYGIARGATSDRGCVQSP is encoded by the coding sequence ATGCGACTTCCTCGGCTTCCTCGCAGCTCCTTCGCCGCCCTCGCGCTCGTCACGTCCCTCGGGGCGATCGGCGTCGCGTGCGCCACCTCGCCCACCGATCGTCCGGCCGTGGACGACACGCTCCCCGACGGCGCCCCCGCGACGCTGCCCGACGGCGCCCCCGCGACGTTGCCCGACGGCGCCCCCGCGACGCTCCCTGACGGCGCCCCCGCGACGCTCCCCGACGGCGCCCCCGTCCCGCTGCCCGACGCCTCGACCGACGGCGCGGTCCTCGCCGACGGCGCCGTGGTCCCGACGAACCGCGTCTCGTGCGGCGGCACGTTCTGCCGCGGCGACCAAGCGTGTGTCTCGGGTCGCTGCGAGTTTTCGTGCACCGGCACGCAGGTCCCTGGCGACTACGCGACCCTCGCCAACGCCGTGAGCGCGCTGAACCCTACGGGCGGCACGATCTGCCTCAAGGCCGGCACCTTCTCGGAGAGCGTGTCGATCTCGGGCACGGCGGGCAAGACGCTCACGATCGTCGGCCTCAACTCCGCCACGACGAAGGTAAACACGATCACGGTCGGCACGGGCTACGACAGCGTCACCATCCGTGGCATCGACACGAGCCTCCGCGCGAGTGGTCGGTCCAAGCTCGACGCTACCGCGATCGCCGGAGAAGTGTACGCGCAGTCGAACGGCCCGCAGGAGATCCGCATCGATGGCGCGAACCTCGGCGGCACCGCGGCTAGCCCCAAGAGCTACGGGCTCTACGTGTACCCCGGCTCGGGTGGAGGCGCGCCCAAGGTGACGCTGACCAACTCCTACATCCACGACACGAGCAACGGCGTCTACATCTACAACAACTATGGAAGCTCCGAGGTGAGCGTCGTCAACACGACCTTCGCCTCGAACGACATCGGGCTCAACTACGTGAGCGGCAGCTACCCGCTCACGCTCACCTACTCGAACAACATCTTCCTGAACCAGCGCACCTACGCCGTGAGCCTCGTGTCGACGGTGCAGAACCTCGTCCACGAGAACAACCTCCTCTTCGGCAACCAGAACAACTACTCGGGCACGGCCGCCGACGGCGCCGACTACCTCAAGGTCGACCCCATGCTCGACACCGGCGCGCCCCCCGAGCCGAGGCAGGGCTCCCCCGCCCGTCGCAGCTCGCTCGCGAGCCGAGCCCCCGCGGTCGACTTCTACGGCATCGCCCGTGGCGCCACGTCGGATCGCGGCTGCGTGCAGTCTCCCTGA
- a CDS encoding M3 family metallopeptidase: MTPANPLLAISKNLPFDAVRPEHVGPAVQELIRGSAGALDAIAKAHAEGRLSYETTMGALDMATNGLDYALGLAGHLEATVGTKELREAYAAVQGEVSEHYSGIVLSEPLYAALSAYAATPDAKALTGGRKRLLEKTLVDFVKNGVKLDEAGKKRLSQIDVLLAQKTLTFSQNVVDATTSFTHHVEDVAELAGVPEGVVAHMAEAAREKGLTGYLVTLHAPVYVPILTYGENRALRERLYRANVTRAPENLELCLEILALRREKATLLGFPDFAELVLSDRMAKTGAKAQGFVDDLRAHLLPAFARENEELEAFVRETFGEGALPLAPWDVAFYAERLRKKRYDFDDEALRPYFPLDRVMAGLFGIVTALYGVTIAPWTNDEPGGGPRPWHADVLSYVVRDADGTRIGAFYVDLFPRAEKRDGAWMGGMLDRLPGTPHEGENVAVIVGNMTPPGPGKKVALLTHREVQTVFHEMGHLLHHVLSTVKERGLAGTRVLADFVELPSMITENFAWENEGLALFAKHVDTGERIPQETLERMRAARTFRAANMLMRQLGFSTVDLRMHREALPATPEELRVFARAAFAPFSPVELPADYAMIASFSHLFGSPYGYAAGYYSYQWAEVLDADAFSRFKAAGVLSPEVGRAFRETVLSRGDEAPPEELYRAFLGREPKVDALLARMGLLTSTT; the protein is encoded by the coding sequence ATGACCCCGGCGAACCCGCTCCTCGCGATCTCGAAAAACCTCCCCTTCGACGCCGTGCGGCCCGAGCACGTCGGCCCCGCCGTCCAAGAGCTCATTCGAGGCTCGGCCGGGGCCCTCGACGCCATCGCCAAGGCCCACGCCGAGGGGCGGCTCTCCTACGAGACCACGATGGGCGCCCTCGACATGGCGACGAACGGCCTCGACTACGCCCTCGGGCTCGCGGGCCACCTCGAGGCCACGGTCGGTACGAAGGAGCTCCGTGAGGCCTACGCGGCCGTGCAAGGCGAGGTGAGCGAGCACTACAGCGGCATCGTCCTCTCCGAGCCGCTCTACGCCGCGCTCTCGGCCTACGCGGCCACGCCCGACGCCAAGGCGCTCACAGGGGGCCGCAAGCGCCTCCTCGAGAAGACCCTCGTCGATTTCGTGAAGAACGGCGTGAAGCTCGACGAGGCCGGAAAAAAGCGCCTCTCGCAGATCGATGTCCTCCTCGCCCAGAAGACGCTCACGTTCTCCCAAAATGTGGTCGACGCGACCACCTCGTTCACCCACCACGTCGAAGACGTCGCAGAGCTCGCGGGTGTGCCGGAGGGCGTCGTCGCGCACATGGCCGAAGCCGCGCGCGAGAAGGGCCTCACGGGCTACCTCGTCACGCTCCACGCCCCGGTCTACGTCCCCATCCTCACGTACGGCGAGAACCGCGCCCTCCGCGAGCGCCTCTACCGCGCGAACGTCACCCGCGCGCCCGAGAACCTCGAGCTTTGCCTCGAGATTTTGGCGCTCCGCCGCGAGAAGGCCACCCTGCTCGGCTTCCCCGATTTCGCCGAGCTCGTGCTCTCGGATCGCATGGCCAAGACGGGCGCGAAGGCCCAAGGCTTCGTCGACGATCTCCGCGCGCACCTCCTGCCCGCGTTCGCGCGCGAGAACGAGGAGCTCGAGGCCTTCGTCCGCGAGACGTTCGGCGAAGGCGCTCTCCCGCTCGCCCCGTGGGACGTCGCCTTCTATGCGGAGCGCCTCCGCAAGAAGCGCTACGACTTCGACGACGAGGCTCTCCGCCCGTACTTCCCGCTCGACCGCGTCATGGCGGGGCTCTTCGGGATCGTGACGGCGCTCTACGGCGTCACCATCGCCCCATGGACGAACGACGAGCCCGGCGGTGGGCCGCGCCCGTGGCACGCCGACGTGCTCTCGTACGTCGTCCGTGACGCCGACGGCACCCGCATCGGCGCGTTCTACGTGGACCTCTTCCCGCGCGCCGAGAAGCGCGACGGCGCGTGGATGGGAGGCATGCTCGACAGGCTCCCGGGCACGCCGCACGAGGGAGAGAACGTGGCCGTCATCGTCGGCAACATGACCCCACCCGGCCCCGGCAAGAAGGTGGCGCTCCTCACGCACCGCGAAGTGCAGACGGTCTTCCACGAGATGGGGCACCTCCTCCACCACGTGCTCTCCACCGTGAAGGAGCGTGGCCTCGCGGGCACGCGCGTGCTCGCCGACTTCGTCGAGCTCCCGAGCATGATCACCGAGAACTTCGCCTGGGAGAACGAGGGCCTCGCGCTCTTCGCGAAGCACGTCGACACCGGCGAGCGCATCCCCCAAGAGACGCTCGAGCGCATGCGCGCGGCCCGCACCTTCCGCGCCGCCAACATGCTCATGCGCCAGCTCGGCTTCTCCACGGTCGATCTCCGCATGCACCGCGAGGCGCTCCCCGCGACGCCCGAAGAGCTCCGTGTCTTCGCGCGGGCTGCGTTCGCGCCCTTCTCGCCCGTCGAGCTCCCCGCGGACTACGCCATGATCGCCTCGTTCTCGCACCTCTTCGGGAGCCCCTACGGGTACGCCGCGGGCTACTACTCGTACCAGTGGGCCGAGGTGCTCGACGCCGACGCGTTCTCGCGGTTCAAGGCGGCGGGCGTGCTCTCGCCCGAGGTGGGGCGCGCGTTCCGTGAGACCGTGCTCTCGCGCGGCGACGAGGCCCCCCCGGAGGAGCTCTACCGCGCGTTCCTCGGGCGCGAGCCGAAGGTCGACGCGCTGCTCGCGCGCATGGGCCTCCTCACCTCGACGACGTGA
- a CDS encoding agmatinase family protein, which produces MSFDPNAPAARDSGLFGLPYTPAEAKLWILPVPWEATTSYGGGTSKGPAAILEASKQVDLYDLDVDRPYLPGIVMLEAPTEIAIWNEEGKACAKAIIDNGGDAGDDPELLAALARVNELSVKVNHAVYEASAKVLAEGKILGLVGGDHSVPLGAIKALAKAGPSFGVLHVDAHSDTRDAYEGFAYSHASIMRNVLEEVPEVEKLVQIGIRDMCEEEAFYCETKGERVRTFTDRAVQRRKLRGEAFARIADDVVAALPSRVWISFDVDGLDPRYCPHTGTPVPGGLDLAEVVYLMAEVVRSGRTIVGFDLNEVAPGPDGDEWDANVGARLLYKLAGFTFASQGLAKLCEG; this is translated from the coding sequence ATGTCCTTCGACCCGAACGCGCCCGCGGCTCGTGACTCCGGCCTCTTCGGCCTCCCGTACACGCCCGCCGAGGCCAAGCTCTGGATCCTGCCCGTTCCTTGGGAGGCGACGACCTCGTACGGAGGCGGCACGTCCAAAGGCCCGGCCGCCATCCTCGAGGCGTCGAAGCAGGTCGACCTCTACGACCTCGACGTAGACCGCCCGTACCTCCCGGGCATCGTCATGCTCGAAGCCCCGACCGAGATCGCCATCTGGAACGAAGAGGGCAAAGCCTGCGCGAAGGCGATCATCGACAACGGCGGCGACGCGGGGGACGATCCCGAGCTCCTCGCTGCCCTCGCGCGTGTGAACGAGCTGTCGGTCAAGGTGAACCACGCCGTCTACGAGGCCTCGGCGAAGGTGCTCGCGGAGGGAAAAATCCTGGGTCTCGTCGGAGGTGACCACTCCGTCCCGCTCGGGGCCATCAAGGCCCTCGCCAAGGCCGGGCCGTCCTTCGGCGTGCTCCACGTCGACGCCCACTCCGACACCCGCGACGCGTACGAGGGGTTCGCCTACTCCCACGCCTCGATCATGCGGAACGTGCTCGAAGAGGTGCCCGAGGTCGAGAAGCTCGTGCAGATCGGCATCCGCGACATGTGCGAAGAAGAGGCCTTCTACTGCGAAACGAAGGGCGAACGAGTCCGCACCTTCACCGACCGCGCCGTGCAGCGCCGCAAGCTCCGCGGCGAGGCCTTCGCGCGCATCGCCGACGACGTGGTCGCTGCGCTCCCTTCGCGCGTCTGGATCTCGTTCGACGTGGACGGCCTCGATCCTCGCTACTGCCCTCACACGGGCACGCCCGTGCCCGGCGGCCTCGACCTCGCCGAGGTCGTCTACCTCATGGCCGAGGTCGTGCGTTCAGGCCGCACCATCGTCGGCTTCGATCTGAACGAGGTCGCTCCTGGGCCCGACGGCGACGAGTGGGACGCGAACGTGGGCGCGCGCCTCCTCTACAAGCTCGCGGGCTTCACGTTCGCGAGCCAGGGCCTCGCGAAGCTCTGCGAGGGGTAG